A single Dasypus novemcinctus isolate mDasNov1 chromosome 4, mDasNov1.1.hap2, whole genome shotgun sequence DNA region contains:
- the SAMD7 gene encoding sterile alpha motif domain-containing protein 7, whose protein sequence is MAVNPSLTASGQQGIPLVPSPFELQTVDRDILPSTVAPIDSRQFCVPSQFGYSVLPNANMQNMLSNRAFSGWGILPYAESIRAVTRRNEIIQSHNPARTEMDINAIYQQRRMEKANPTVGLGIPFLFGSSIPASPAAHHGRSLVPASDQNFHRSTMRNLQGKPMLVAIGPYFPDSWGQKCCLRRGMRNWKVHGSDTYSSKSHAEVKFLDQTHANPYEEDEYAKDPEREAFNNQKPRETNGKPTAAPTSTCGEPAPTGRHSWAAHGASLEPEAWDGGEEKASFAACSEKNGICPPGLPTALSGTRDLVTIGEQLSLAKDIQKWTVDDVHDFISGLPGCSGYAQVFKDHAIDGEILPLLTEDHLRDIMGLKLGPALKIQSQVSRQGGSMLHKKSLLLPTHIYSTRQEFDLLADTSPFLDFNSWGDTLGIPCSQDIIIPKGIGKIVQEILNSQGARTALISFPKSRGYSKRCVRVSQDQIEGMWERKPSWNCLGGDPAQEASCQSGNDLSTKQVEAYSWKQMLKEGEDLQTSRKLQLPL, encoded by the exons ATGGCTGTGAACCCTTCACTGACAGCATCAGGGCAGCAGGGGATCCCACTGGTTCCCTCACCATTTGAACTCCAAACTGTGGACAG AGATATTCTGCCTTCCACTGTAGCTCCAATTGACTCAAGACAGTTTTGTgttccttcccaatttggataTTCTGTTTTGCCAAATGCAAACATGCAGAACATGCTGTCCAATCGTGCCTTCTCAG gttgGGGCATTTTACCATATGCTGAATCCATAAGAGCAGTGActagaaggaatgaaattattCAAAGCCATAATCCTGCCAG GACAGAAATGGATATAAATGCCATTTACCAGCAAAGGAGAATGGAAAAAGCTAATCCCACGGTGGGCTTAGGGATACCATTCCTCTTTGGCTCCAGTATTCCAGCAAGTCCAGCCGCCCACCATGGCAGAAGCTTAGTCCCTGCCAGTGACCAGAATTTTCACAGAAGCACCATGAGAAATCTTCAGGGAAAACCCATGTTAGTGGCAATTGGTCCATACTTTCCAGACAGCTGGGGACAGAAATGTTGTCTCAGGAGAGGTATGAGGAATTGGAAAGTTCATGGCAGTGATACTTATAGTTCCAAAAGCCATGCAGAAGTAAAATTCCTAGACCAGACTCATGCAAATCCCTATGAAGAGGATGAGTATGCAAAAGACCCTGAAAGAGAGGCATTCAACAATCAGAAGCCAAGAGAAACCAATGGAAAACCAACTGCAGCTCCTACCAGCACCTGTGGAGAGCCAGCACCCACCGGTAGACACAGCTGGGCAGCTCATGGCGCTTCCCTGGAACCAGAGGCCTGGGATGGTGGGGAGGAGAAGGCCTCCTTTGCAGCCTGCAGTGAAAAGAATGGGATTTGCCCTCCAGGTCTTCCAACAGCTCTATCAG gaacacGTGACTTGGTTACAATTGGGGAACAGCTTTCTTTGGCTAAAGATATTCAGAAATGGACCGTGGATGATGTGCATGACTTCATTAGCGGCCTCCCAGGTTGTTCGGGCTATGCTCAG GTATTTAAAGATCATGCCATTGATGGAGAAATTTTGCCATTGCTCACAGAGGACCATCTCCGAGACATTATGGGACTAAAGCTGGGCCCAGCACTAAAAATTCAATCACAG GTATCTCGGCAAGGGGGAAGTATGTTACACAAGAAAAGTCTTTTACTTCCTACCCATATATATTCTACAAGGCAAGAATTTGACCTACTAGCTGATACATCCCCTTTTTTGGATTTTAATTCCTGGGGTGATACATTGGGCATTCCTTGTTCCCAGGATATAATAATTCCTAAAGGAATTGGCAAGATAGTACAAGAAATTTTAAACTCCCAAGGAGCAAGAACAGCCTTAATCAGTTTTCCAAAAAGTAGAGGATATTCCAAAAGATGTGTCAGAGTTTCCCAGGACCAAATAGAGGGTATGTGGGAGAGAAAGCCCTCCTGGAACTGTCTTGGAGGAGACCCTGCCCAAGAGGCTTCCTGTCAGAGTGGAAATGACCTCAGTACAAAGCAGGTGGAGGCATATTCTTGGAAACAAATGCTAAAGGAAGGAGAGGATTTGCAAACATCAAGAAAACTACAGTTGCCACTCTAA